The following are encoded in a window of Doryrhamphus excisus isolate RoL2022-K1 chromosome 16, RoL_Dexc_1.0, whole genome shotgun sequence genomic DNA:
- the LOC131104605 gene encoding coiled-coil domain-containing protein 122, whose product MAACADEGQNQLSLTQALENVSQHGYTQTAVLQENQMILSSLQVTLADLQKTGDEAEKKLRCEVAKVLFLENEMMHLKQEMQARHDQCAAIRADNTKLLEQISEAEEKACTSQTQFDIYRTKMNDHRLAILHAAGLSLVCKELEERKALVQRLRKAKEELKEDVKNPQGSTVLTAKREVDALKEEIAAMKKTISERRENLQKELQTHAEIKKDIEIQNKRFEAMVKYFRRQLSRARAFHGQMSTEIADLKRQIAELKRKVGSSNGSVVSDE is encoded by the exons ATGGCGGCTTGTGCGGATG AAGGCCAGAACCAATTATCATTAACCCAAGCCTTGGAAAACGTTAGCCAACATGGCTACACTCAGACGGCAGTGCTTCAAGAGAACCAGATGATTCTCAGCTCCCTACAG GTGACTCTGGCAGATTTGCAGAAGACAGGTGATGAGGCTGAGAAAAAGCTGAGATGTGAAGTCGCTAAAGTCCTCTTCCTGGAGAATGAGATGATGCATTTGAAGCAGGAGATGCAGGCCCGACATGACCAGTGTGCTGCCATCCGAGCGGACAACACAAAACTCCTCGAGCAAATAAGTGAAGCCGAAGAGAAGGCCTGCACGTCACAGACACAGTTTGACATTTATCGAACAAAGATGAACGACCACAGGCTGGCGATTTTACATGCGGCGGGCTTGTCTTTGGTGTGcaaggagctggaggagaggAAGGCGCTGGTTCAGAGGCTGAGGAAAGCCAAGGAGGAGCTGAAGGAGGATGTAAAAAATCCCCAAGGAAGCACAGTGCTGACGGCAAAG AGAGAGGTTGATGCTCTGAAAGAGGAGATTGCTGCCATGAAGAAAACTATATCGGAGAGGAGAGAAAATCTGCAGAAGGAGTTGCAGACCCATGCCGAGATAAAGAAAGACATTGAG ATTCAAAACAAGCGCTTTGAAGCCATGGTCAAGTACTTCCGTCGCCAACTGAGCAGGGCGCGGGCTTTCCACGG GCAAATGTCCACCGAGATCGCCGACCTGAAGAGACAGATAGCTGAGCTCAAAAGAAAGGTGGGATCATCCAATGGTTCTGTGGTTAGTGATGAATAG
- the zgc:65895 gene encoding TSC22 domain family protein 1 isoform X1 produces MHHQDFSGDPPGTGSRKTVYHYRRGSSGAPASSTGSGVITLEDSPAPAGTSSPGPHQQPVSQLAGAQVKKKSGFQITSVTSAQINVSGSNSLADDTESYDDLDESHTEDLSSSDMLDASVSRATDTGVPERSSSDETLNSLHGVDTPGLVSPNEPSYPHSIQASQKHTSMVNGTVHHYYPQQHSLPNQHQSDNLGGGESALPALHIAALASSGPSVVFKTGANQSQRPPLSDSTKPPPSAPIVARVAGMASDAHLHGNFPSASSVTPVPPSGQQGFDNTSVSGPTSSTGGVSGQSATASSTQTQTTTGSRFRVVKLDTNSEPFRKGRWTCTEYYEKEIPPAAGSEAPKGAEPSVETEPGDAGGSPVLTAVQPPHTLQPYQLSSQDFTSPHTMQSPPQAPAQITPLNYVSPQEVVGAAHMQKPGAAVAPPATLQQAVANQSPQQLPYAVDRHQAQAQGGYVSPQISAGILSGGSGRQPDFIQPTAPFQTQVQPPLTHMPGAISPGSGVSAQPPGGIAQQLPHLGHVAPSAMETSQPHSHPLQPVSTATVPPAQGTPYIPLTALQADLQPLLYPAPMAGGSSLKTSQLEDAQKLLFQHQGLLGLPRLGAAAGGVGALDAGIAVGGLAHIGMSAEASAFVAAAAAGLRTQPAEGDEDSASGASVVAIDNKIEQAMDLVKSHLMYAVREEVEVLKEQIKELIERNTQLEQENNLLKTLASPEQMAQFQAQVQTGASPTGAAQPPPPGSAGTTQALPSTQNSGASA; encoded by the exons ATGCACCACCAGGACTTTTCTGGGGACCCTCCCGGTACTGGCAGTAGGAAAACGGTCTATCATTACCGCAGGGGCAGCAGCGGGGCTCCTGCTTCCTCCACTGGCTCTGGAGTCATCACGCTTGAAGACAGTCCAGCCCCAGCTGGAACCTCATCTCCAGGACCCCATCAACAGCCTGTGTCCCAGCTGGCGGGAGCTCAAGTGAAGAAGAAAAGTGGCTTCCAGATAACAAGTGTCACCTCTGCCCAGATCAACGTCAGTGGCAGTAACAGTTTAGCTGATGATACTGAGAGCTATGATGACCTTGATGAATCCCACACCGAGGACCTCTCCTCCTCTGATATGCTGGATGCTTCAGTGTCCAGGGCCACAGACACAGGTGTGCCGGAGAGAAGTTCGTCGGATGAGACGTTAAACAGTCTCCATGGGGTTGACACTCCTGGCCTTGTGTCACCTAATGAGCCTTCTTATCCACATTCCATCCAGGCATCCCAGAAACATACCTCTATGGTAAATGGAACAGTTCACCATTATTATCCTCAGCAGCACAGTCTGCCCAATCAGCATCAGTCAGACAACTTGGGAGGAGGTGAATCGGCATTGCCAGCTCTCCACATTGCAGCGTTGGCTAGCTCAGGCCCAAGTGTAGTTTTCAAAACGGGGGCTAACCAGTCCCAGAGGCCACCACTGTCAGACAGCACCAAACCCCCACCATCAGCCCCTATTGTTGCTAGGGTGGCTGGGATGGCAAGTGATGCACATCTACACGGGAATTTTCCGAGTGCCTCCTCTGTCACTCCAGTCCCGCCTTCTGGGCAGCAAGGTTTTGACAACACAAGTGTGAGTGGGCCAACATCTTCAACTGGTGGAGTCAGCGGCCAGTCAGCCACTGCCTCCAGCACTCAAACCCAGACCACTACCGGCTCACGTTTCAGAGTGGTCAAACTGGACACTAACTCCGAACCGTTCCGCAAAGGAAGATGGACGTGtacggaatattatgagaaagagaTTCCACCTGCGGCGGGATCAGAGGCACCTAAGGGTGCCGAGCCTTCTGTCGAGACTGAGCCTGGTGACGCTGGAGGAAGTCCAGTTCTTACAGCCGTCCAGCCGCCTCACACTTTGCAACCATATCAGCTGTCAAGTCAGGACTTCACCAGTCCACATACGATGCAAAGCCCACCACAAGCACCGGCGCAAATCACCCCTCTCAACTATGTGTCGCCCCAGGAAGTAGTTGGTGCAGCTCACATGCAGAAACCAGGCGCTGCTGTTGCTCCCCCAGCAACTCTACAACAGGCTGTTGCAAACCAGTCCCCTCAGCAGTTACCCTACGCTGTGGACCGGCACCAGGCTCAGGCACAGGGAGGTTATGTTTCACCTCAGATTAGTGCCGGAATCTTATCTGGAGGAAGTGGCCGGCAACCAGACTTCATCCAGCCCACTGCTCCGTTCCAAACCCAAGTCCAGCCTCCACTGACACACATGCCAGGAGCCATATCACCAGGATCAGGGGTGTCGGCACAGCCTCCAGGCGGAATTGCTCAGCAGTTACCCCATCTAGGTCATGTGGCTCCATCTGCCATGGAAACCAGCCAGCCACATTCTCATCCTCTTCAGCCGGTATCCACCGCCACTGTGCCCCCAGCGCAGGGGACCCCCTACATCCCTTTGACTGCACTTCAAGCTGACCTCCAACCCCTCCTTTACCCAGCCCCCATGGCAGGAGGGAGCTCCCTAAAAACCTCCCAGCTGGAAGATGCACAGAAGCTTTTATTTCAGCACCAGGGCCTCCTGGGACTGCCTAGGCTGGGCGCTGCCGCGGGCGGAGTGGGCGCTCTGGATGCCGGCATCGCTGTCGGAGGCTTGGCCCACATTGGGATGTCGGCTGAGGCAAGCGCCTTTgtggctgcagctgctgctggcCTGAGGACTCAGCCTGCTGAAGGAGATGAGGACAG cGCTTCGGGTGCAAGTGTTGTGGCCATAGACAACAAGATAGAGCAAGCGATG GACCTGGTGAAGAGTCACCTGATGTACGCCGTGCGCGAGGAGGTGGAGGtgctcaaggagcagatcaaggAGCTGATCGAGCGCAACACCCAGCTGGAGCAGGAGAACAACCTGCTCAAGACCCTGGCCAGCCCCGAGCAGATGGCTCAGTTCCAGGCCCAGGTCCAGACCGGCGCCTCCCCCACCGGCGCCGCCCAGCCTCCGCCCCCGGGCTCGGCCGGAACGACGCAAGCTCTCCCCTCCACACAGAACTCTGGTGCGTCTGCCTAA
- the zgc:65895 gene encoding TSC22 domain family protein 1 isoform X3, which yields MREKGLAGAGRAQGQDAMAMKLFFWELEKHLKSASGASVVAIDNKIEQAMDLVKSHLMYAVREEVEVLKEQIKELIERNTQLEQENNLLKTLASPEQMAQFQAQVQTGASPTGAAQPPPPGSAGTTQALPSTQNSGASA from the exons ATGAGAGAAAAGGGGCTGGCCGGGGCCGGAAGAGCGCAGGGCCAGGACGCCATGGCCATGAAGCTTTTCTTCTGGGAGCTGGAGAAGCATCTGAAGAG cGCTTCGGGTGCAAGTGTTGTGGCCATAGACAACAAGATAGAGCAAGCGATG GACCTGGTGAAGAGTCACCTGATGTACGCCGTGCGCGAGGAGGTGGAGGtgctcaaggagcagatcaaggAGCTGATCGAGCGCAACACCCAGCTGGAGCAGGAGAACAACCTGCTCAAGACCCTGGCCAGCCCCGAGCAGATGGCTCAGTTCCAGGCCCAGGTCCAGACCGGCGCCTCCCCCACCGGCGCCGCCCAGCCTCCGCCCCCGGGCTCGGCCGGAACGACGCAAGCTCTCCCCTCCACACAGAACTCTGGTGCGTCTGCCTAA
- the zgc:65895 gene encoding TSC22 domain family protein 1 isoform X2, whose product MNSQCYTVAMDLGVCQLRNFSISFLSSVLGKESASVRLDRSASGASVVAIDNKIEQAMDLVKSHLMYAVREEVEVLKEQIKELIERNTQLEQENNLLKTLASPEQMAQFQAQVQTGASPTGAAQPPPPGSAGTTQALPSTQNSGASA is encoded by the exons ATGAATTCGCAGTGTTACACGGTGGCGATGGACCTTGGCGTTTGCCAACTGCGGAATTTCTCCATATCCTTTCTGTCCTCCGTGCTCGGCAAGGAGAGCGCGTCGGTGCGGCTCGACAGGAG cGCTTCGGGTGCAAGTGTTGTGGCCATAGACAACAAGATAGAGCAAGCGATG GACCTGGTGAAGAGTCACCTGATGTACGCCGTGCGCGAGGAGGTGGAGGtgctcaaggagcagatcaaggAGCTGATCGAGCGCAACACCCAGCTGGAGCAGGAGAACAACCTGCTCAAGACCCTGGCCAGCCCCGAGCAGATGGCTCAGTTCCAGGCCCAGGTCCAGACCGGCGCCTCCCCCACCGGCGCCGCCCAGCCTCCGCCCCCGGGCTCGGCCGGAACGACGCAAGCTCTCCCCTCCACACAGAACTCTGGTGCGTCTGCCTAA